TCGTCGGCTTCGGCACGCTGAAGTCCACCACGCCCAACGCCGAGGTGGGCAGCGCCACGCGGACCGTCGTCAACGGACGCACGGCCCTGGCCAACGGCGGCTACGTCATCAACAACGGCAGCAGCTTCATCATGGCCATGGAGTTCACGCCCACCGGCGTGCAGGCCAGCGCCCTGCTGACCTACAGCGAGTCCAGCAACCCGGCCTCGCCGTACTACGCGGACCAGACGCGGCTGTTCTCCCAGAAGCAGTGGCGGCCCATCCTCTTCACCTCCGAGGAAATCGCCGCCGCGCCGGCTGAGCAGATCACCCTCACCGGCGACTGACGTCCCCGCCGGCCCCCGATTCGTCGGGGGCCGGACACCTCGCGGCCCGGCAGGGCAACGTCGGGCCGCGGATGTCCGCCCTCCAGTCTGATTCCGTCTGCTCCAGGGACGCGCGCCAATGGGTGCGCAGACCGTCAGGCGCCGCCGTTCGTTCCTGGCGAAGGGGCACCGGGATTTCCCGGAGGAATCACCGAGGAAGCAGCAGGGGGACATCATGGCCACATCCGTCTACAAGACCGCCATCATCGGCAGAGTGTTCTTCCTCCGCTGGGAGGCACCACCCAGTCAGGAAGAAATCCACACCGTCTTCCAGCAGATGAAGGGCGCGCACGAGCAGCTTCAGCACCCGCTCGTCCTCGTCGCCAGCCTTTCACCGAAGTCCTCCGTGCCCAATTCGGAGCAGCGGCGCAACCTGTCCACCTTCCATTCGGACGCGCGCCCGCTCTTCACGGAGATTCACGCCATCGTCGAAGGCAATGACCTGCAATACAACCTGCAGCGGGTCATCATCTCCGGCATCAACCTGGTGACGCGCACCTTCGACGAGGCCTTTCACCGCGTGCACAAGCACGCTGACCTCGTCGCTCCCTACCTGGGCAAGAGCCTGGGCGTGGACGGCGTGAAGGTCATCGAGGAGGCCCGGGCGCGCGGCGTGGTGTGAGCGCGGCCCGTCTTCCGAACAGCGACGTCAGCTCGCGGCCGGGGCACCTCCGGCCCGCGACGCCGGGTCCACCCGCCGCGCCAGGGCCGACGCGGCGGTGCCCCGGACGAAGCTGTGGTCGAAGAAGTCCACATAGAGGTACTCCGGCCACGACACCATGGACCGGGGGCCCCGCATCACCGCGCGCGTCAACTCCGTCACCATCATCCCCGCCGCGCTCGTCGCGCCCACCACGCAGGTGGGTGCGTGGCCCCGGCCCTGGAAGCACGCGTCCATGTACTCGCGGAGCATGTAGCTTCCCAGGTGGGGGATGATGGCCGGCAGGTCGATGCGTCCATCCGGCAGGATGTAGAGCGCTTCGTACAGCGGCGCATCCGGCTGGAAGACGTGCAGCGCCGCGCCGAATCCCAACATCAGCCCCGTCATCACCGGCACGCCACGCTGGCGGCAGGCGCGGTGGAGCACCTGCTTCTCATGCGCCCCCGCGATGTCGATGACCTCCACCACGTAATCCACCGGGCCCTGCACGCCGCCCCCGCCAAGCACGTCCTCCACGTTGGCCTCGGTGATGCCCTCCGGCACTTCCCGCAGCCGCAGCGCCGGGTGGATGTCCCGACACATCCGCCCCACCACCTCCACCTTGGAGCGGCCCAACGTGCTTTCGAAGCAGCCCACCTGCCGGTTCATGTTGTGGCGCTCGTAGACGTCGAAGTCCGCCAGCGTCACGCCGCCGACCCCCAACCGCGCCAGGTCCACCGCGCACTGGCCACCCGCGCCGCCCACGCCCGCAACCAACACATGCGTGCGTGACAGTTTGTCCAGCGTCTCCGCATCCACCACGCCCAGATTGCGCTGGAACCGCTGCTCGAACATGGGCCGCCTCACGTTGAAGTCTGGCTTCCATGTGCCCCCCACCCAGGAGGGTGGCGAGAGCCCCACGGGCGCGTGTGTTCAGCACCCCTCCCACGTCACCTGGTGCCGTTCGGACCCCGTCAGTCCACCCGTACTGGAGAGCTAATCGGTTCTTGCCCGTTCTGGTCGCCTGTGGTCATTTGCGCGCGCTCGTCACCCACGCCTCGCAATCCCTGCTGGGTTCCTCGTGACGCCCCGGAAGCCGCACCGGTGATGCGCGGGCTTCAGCGATGAAGCACGCGCCGAAGTACCCCACCTGGCAGGGGATGTCAGAGGTTCGATCCACAGTGGCATTCACCCATGAAGTCCCTGTCTGGATAACACTCCAGGAGTTACAGGGGTTTGGTGATTGGCGTGAATTCTGCTCGGGGGGGCGACACGTCAGGGGCGTCATGGGCCGGCGTAACTCGACTCCCCCGAACCTCTTCAGCCGATCCGAGGTCTGTATGCGTTCCGTGTTCTTCCTCTGCGTCTCGTTGGCATGTCTGTCGTTGGCTCGAACCGCCGAAGGGGCTCCTTCTGATGACATGCGACACGCTGTCTCACGGGCCGCGGCGCTCCAGGGCGTGGCGCTGGCGGAGGGCGCGCCGGTCAGCGCCGCGCTCCTTGGTTCCAGCAATCTGGGAGGCAGTGAGCGGGTAGCGCTGTTCGGCGACGTGGCCCACTACCGCTACCGCCTGCAGGTGGGGCCGTCGCAGCAGGACGTCGTCACCCTGCACCGGGTGGTGCGGGAGGACTGGGCGTGGCGGCCGGCGCGTGCGACGCGCGCGGTGTTCATGGTGCACGGCGACGGGTGGGGTTTCGAGGCCGCGTTCCTCTCCAGCATCGGCTCCGCGTTCGTGCCACCGGAGCAGTCCATCGCCGCGTACCTGGCGAAGGAGGGCGTGGACGTGTGGGGCATCGACCTGCGGTGGGCGGGCGTGCCGCAGAACACGCAGGATTTTCGCTTCATGAAGAGCTGGACGCTGGAGACGCACGCGGCCGACGTGGGCGTGGCGCTGGGCGTGGCGAAACTGCTGCGGCTGGCGGGCGGCAACTTCATGGGCACCATGCACCTGCTGGGCTGGAGCCGGGGCGCGGTGGTGGGCTACGCGTACCTCAACCGCGAGGCCCGGCTGCCGCGCGCGCTGCGCCAGGTGGACGGCTTCATCCCCATGGACATGGCGGTGCGCTTCTCTCCGCAGGACGCGCAGCAGCAGGCGTGGGCGTGTGAGCGCTATGAGGCGCTGAGCAATGCCCGCCAGGAGGGCCAACTGGAGGGTGGCCTGCTCGGGCCGGCGCCGGGCATCATGTTGCAGGCCATTGGCCAGCTCGCCGCGGTGCAGCCGGCCGCGCCGTCGCCGCTGGTGCAGGACGACATCTTCGGGCCGGGCACGGGCCGGCCCTCGAACCGCAAGCTGGCCCTGGTCGCGGCGGGCGCGACGAGCGTGCTCTTCGCGCCGCTGCAGCCGGTTGTCCCGGCCTACCACCTGATGGGCAGCACGCCGGATACCATGGGCCTGCCGGAGCGGCTGTCCTTCACCCACGAGGGCTACCTCTTCGAGTTCGGCCAGCGCGCCGCGCCGTACCAGAGCATCAACGAGGTGGTGGAGACGGAGGCGTGGGCCTGCGGGAAGCACGTGCCCTACGGCGACCGCCTGCGTGACGTGAAGGTGCCGGTTCTGTACGTGGGCGCCGCGGGCGGCGTGGGCCGCTACGGCGAGCACAGCGTCACGCTGCTGGGCAGCCGGGACGTCACCCTGCTCAACGTCAGCACGCTGCCGGAAGCCGCGCGCGCCCTGGACTACGGGCACGCGGACCTGTTCCTGGCGGACGACGCGCGAATGCGCGTCTGGAAGCCCATGCTCCAGTGGATTCGCGCCCACTGAGGCGCAAGGCCTAGCTGTCTCCTTTCCACAAGCCGTGGCGCCGGACCCGCCGGCCCAGCGTCACCGGGTCCATCCCCAGCGCCACGGCCGCGCGCCGCAGCACCCCGCCGTGGCGCTCCAGGGCCTCGCGGATGAACTCCCGCTCCACCCGATCCAACCGCGCGCGCAGCGAGCCATCCCCACCCGGCTCGTTGCGCAGGGCCAGGGTGGAGCCCAGCACCGGCGGCAGCAGCCGCCGCGACACCACCTCGCCCGGGCGGGAGAGCAGCACCGAGCGCTCCATGACGTTGCGCAGCTCGCGCACGTTGCCCGGCCAGGCGTAGGCCCGCAACGCGTCCACCGCGTCCGGCGCGATGCCGCTGGCTGAGCGGCGCAAGGTGCGGTTGAACAACTCCAGGAAGTAGAGCGCCAGCTCCGGAACGTCCTCCGGCCTGTCCCGCAGCGGGGGGATGTCCACGGTGAAGCTGTTGAGCCGGTAGAAGAGGTCCGCGCGGAAGCGGCCGGCGCGCACTTCCTCGCCCATGTCCTTGTTGCTGGCGGCCACCACGCGCACGTCCACGTGGCGCACCTGGGTGCCGCCCACCGGACGCACGTCCCCCGTCTCCAGCACGCGGAGGAGCTTGGCCTGGAGGTTGGCGGTGGTGTTCTCGATTTCGTCCAGGAAGATGGTGCCGCCGTTGGCGAGCACGAAGAGCCCGGGGTGGTCCGCCACCGCGCCCGTGAAGGAGCCCTTCACGTGGCCGAAGAGCTCGCTCTCCAGCAGCGTCTCCGACAGCGCGCCGCAGTCCTGCACCACGAGCGGCACGTCCCCCCGGCCACTGAGCCGGTGGAGGATGCGCGCCAGCACCTCCTTGCCCGTGCCCGTCTCGCCTTGGAGCAGCACGGCCACGCGGTGGGGCGCCACCAGGCGCACCAGCTCCATCACCCGCTGCATGGCGGCGCTGCGGAAGCCCACCTCATCCCCGCCGCGCCCGCCGGGGGCCGGCGGCAGCTTCTGCGACAGGGCGCGCTCGCGCAGCAAGCTGCGCTCCAGTTCCAGCGCCATGCGCCACTGTTCGGTGCGCACGCCGTGCTCACGCCCCGCTTGAAGCACCGCCTGGTGCAGGGCCTCCCGCGTGGGTGAAGGCCCGAGCGCGCGGAAGATGCGCCCGTCGTTGAAGAGGGCCACCAGCCGCTCCGGCGCGGCCGGCGCGCAGTAGACGATTCGCGATGCCAGGTCACTGGGTGGCCCCGCGCCGGAAGGGTCCGCATCGGCGCGGCGGGCGGCCAGGGACTCCACCAGGGCCAGGGCCTGCTCCTCGTCCTGACCGCACACCACCAGGCACGCCGCGTCCCCGCGCGTCACCAGCGCGTGGGCATCCGACGGGCTGGCGGCGAAGTGGAGCTGGGCCACCCCTTCCAGCGCGGCCGTCACCGCGCGCGACTCCTGCTCGGTGGCGAAGGCCACCACCACCTGGAGGTGCGACGAGGCGAGGTAGCGCGCCAGCTTCACGCCGTCCGCTTCCTCGAAGGCGCGGAAGCTCACGCCCATGGCCGCCACCGCGCCGGACGCGTCGTGACGCCAGCGCACCACGCCGCGCACGCGGATGTGCTCACCAGAGTCCGGAAGGGAGAACGACAGCTCCACGTCCTCGCCCTCACGCGGCCCTTCGGACGGCGTGTGCGGCGTGGCGATGAGCCCGATGCCCGTCTCACTGATGTTGACGGCCCAGCACCCATGGAGCGCGGGCTGCGTCACCACCTTCACGTACAACGGCTTGCGTTCGCTTCGAGGGGCGTAGGCGGACACAGGCCGCGTCATGACCACCACAGTCTACTTGAGGGATGAAGCGACGTTGACAATTTGCGACGTTAGAAGATTCGCCAGCCATCACTCGACCTGGATGTAGGTACAGGTCATGAACGACCGGGCGGCGGAAGGTATCAACAAGCAAACGAGCCCGTCTCGCGGCATGAGACACGTCCTCGTGCTCCCCCTGCGCCGCCGCTGCTGGCATGCTGGAGCCGTCTTCATGGCCATCGCCGCAGGCACCCCCAGCTCCGGCCCGACGCTCCGGATTGCCCAGCGAGTCCCCCGCACGGAAGCGGAGGGCCCCGGTGTGCGCTACGCCCTCTGGGTCCAGGGCTGCCCCCTGCGCTGCCCGGGGTGCTGCAACCCGGAGATGTTCGCGACCGAACGCGGCACCGTGGAGACGGTGGAGGCACTGGCCCAGGCAATCCTGGCCACGCCCGGTATCGAGGGACTCACCCTGCTGGGCGGCGAGCCCTTCTCCCAGCCCGGTCCCGCCGCGGCGCTGTGCGAGCGCGTCCGCGCCGCCGGGCTGAGCATCATGGTCTTCACCGGCCACACGCTCGCGGAGCTGCGGGCCCAGGCGCGGGACGACGTGGACCGGCTCCTCGCGACGGTGGACCTGCTGGTGGACGGCCGATTCGAAAAGGACCAGCCGGAGACGGCGCGGCGGTGGATTGGCTCGCGCAACCAGGTGATGCACTTCCTCACCGGCCGCTACGCTCAGGACGACGCGTGCTTCACCGCCCCGAACACGGCGGAGGTGCACTTCGTCGGCGGCAAGCTCGTCATCAACGGCTGGCCCGCGCTCGCCGACCGGCTCCGTCCATGATTCGCGTCGCTCCGTCCGAGCTCGAGCTGCTCACGCTCGCCCGCGCCATCGTCGGCCTGGGGCAGTACGCCCCCGTGGAGGACCTGCTCCGCAACCGGCACGCCGTCCCAGCGAAGTTCAGTCCCGGCGCGATGCAGGTCCTGCGGGACACGCTCGCCAAGGGCAGCGTGATGGCGCTCGCCCGATGCGGCGGCTGGCGCCAGCAGCTCACGGTGCGCGACGGGCAGGCACGCACCGGCCGGCTCTGGGAGCGGCATGCTCCGCCCCTCCTGCGCTTCTCCCCCCTCACCTTCCACGTCCTGAAGTGGCTTCTGGAGCAGCCCCTGACGAAACACGGGGCCATGCCGCTGGAGGTGGACGGAACCCCCACGCTCGCCGACGAACTCATCCTCTTTCTCTGCTGCCGCCTGGTGGCGGGCACCCCCTGCGCGCCGACCCTGGGCGCACAGCACCTCTTCCGCCGCTCCGCCCTCTGCTGGCTGGGCTTCCCGGAGCAGTTCGGAACGCACCGTCCGGAGTTCGATGCCACGGCCTTCGCGCCACTGCTGGCGGACGGCGCGTGGCTGCTGGAGGCGCTGCGGCTGGAGCTCGTGCTGCGTTGGCGTGGGTTGGAGGAGTCCAAGCGTCACATCGCGTCTCCCGAGGACGCGCTGGCCCTGGGCACCGCGCAGGAGGCCGTGCTCGCCGCGTTCCTCGACGCGGTGGATGGCGCGGGCCGAAGGGACCTCGCGGGCTTCCTCCTCGAAGCGGCGCGCCCGTTGCTGGAGCAGCCCGCCACGCGCTGGGTGGAGGGCCTGTCTTCCTCGGCGACGTTGTCCTCCCGGGCCACGGCGGCTCGTGCCGCCGCCGCCTTCCTGCGCGCGCTGGGACGGCTGTCGCGTTGGGACGCGGAGCACCGCGCCGTGCGCTTCTTCGACGACGACTACGACGCCGCCCAGCACCTGCTGTCCGAATGGAACGCCTTCGGTGAAGCAGGCTTCCGCCGCGCCGAGGACCACGCCCGGCAGCTGGCCACCGCCCTCACCAGCGCCAGCGGCGCCTCCGCCACACCTCCACCTTCCTCCGCCGGGAGCGCTTCATGAGCCGCGCCTACCGAGTCTCCGTCTCCGAGTCCCTCAACCGCGTGGTCCAGGCCGAGGACGGCCTCTGCTCCAAGCTGGAGCTGCTCCCGCTCCTTTCGCGCGAGGAGCTGGCCGGGCTGCTCGCGGCCGAGCTGGCGAACCGGGGCTTCACGCAAGAGGGCGACGTGGCGCTGCGCACCGAGGCGGATGGTGTCCGCATCGCCATCGACGTCACCACCGGTGACGTCAGCGTCACCCT
The Myxococcus xanthus genome window above contains:
- a CDS encoding ThiF family adenylyltransferase produces the protein MFEQRFQRNLGVVDAETLDKLSRTHVLVAGVGGAGGQCAVDLARLGVGGVTLADFDVYERHNMNRQVGCFESTLGRSKVEVVGRMCRDIHPALRLREVPEGITEANVEDVLGGGGVQGPVDYVVEVIDIAGAHEKQVLHRACRQRGVPVMTGLMLGFGAALHVFQPDAPLYEALYILPDGRIDLPAIIPHLGSYMLREYMDACFQGRGHAPTCVVGATSAAGMMVTELTRAVMRGPRSMVSWPEYLYVDFFDHSFVRGTAASALARRVDPASRAGGAPAAS
- a CDS encoding sigma 54-interacting transcriptional regulator; the encoded protein is MTRPVSAYAPRSERKPLYVKVVTQPALHGCWAVNISETGIGLIATPHTPSEGPREGEDVELSFSLPDSGEHIRVRGVVRWRHDASGAVAAMGVSFRAFEEADGVKLARYLASSHLQVVVAFATEQESRAVTAALEGVAQLHFAASPSDAHALVTRGDAACLVVCGQDEEQALALVESLAARRADADPSGAGPPSDLASRIVYCAPAAPERLVALFNDGRIFRALGPSPTREALHQAVLQAGREHGVRTEQWRMALELERSLLRERALSQKLPPAPGGRGGDEVGFRSAAMQRVMELVRLVAPHRVAVLLQGETGTGKEVLARILHRLSGRGDVPLVVQDCGALSETLLESELFGHVKGSFTGAVADHPGLFVLANGGTIFLDEIENTTANLQAKLLRVLETGDVRPVGGTQVRHVDVRVVAASNKDMGEEVRAGRFRADLFYRLNSFTVDIPPLRDRPEDVPELALYFLELFNRTLRRSASGIAPDAVDALRAYAWPGNVRELRNVMERSVLLSRPGEVVSRRLLPPVLGSTLALRNEPGGDGSLRARLDRVEREFIREALERHGGVLRRAAVALGMDPVTLGRRVRRHGLWKGDS
- a CDS encoding 4Fe-4S single cluster domain-containing protein, whose protein sequence is MAIAAGTPSSGPTLRIAQRVPRTEAEGPGVRYALWVQGCPLRCPGCCNPEMFATERGTVETVEALAQAILATPGIEGLTLLGGEPFSQPGPAAALCERVRAAGLSIMVFTGHTLAELRAQARDDVDRLLATVDLLVDGRFEKDQPETARRWIGSRNQVMHFLTGRYAQDDACFTAPNTAEVHFVGGKLVINGWPALADRLRP